From the Maioricimonas rarisocia genome, one window contains:
- a CDS encoding efflux RND transporter permease subunit: MKSLVRWAIGNSPAMNTLMISILAIGALSAVMLRRETFPRFELEIILVQVPYPGASPEEVENGICQKIEEAVQGIDGLKKVTSVAAEGAGNVVIELRSDVTNVQKILSEVEAEVDRIPSFPELAEEPEIQQLTIRSPAIKLGVVGPDLETPDAELKLREITERVRDDLLQLDAISVAEIQGAKDYQIDVEISEETLRKYGLTLQEVAQKIRLQNLEMPAGNIKTPSQEFLLRGKNKRLRGEEIAQIPLVTSPTGVSLTVGDLGTVQDEFADSTFISRVNGKPGMAISVESAAREDLLAMTEAVRNYAATADLPPGYEFVMWDDRSIDVRDRLDMLINNGMQGLVLVFLVLALFLELRLSFWVALGIPISVLGACAVLWQFDQTLNMLSMFAFLIALGIVVDDAIVIGENIYAHREMGKPYLRAAIDGTTEVLPSVAASVSTTIIAFVPMFFVTGVMGKFFAVMPMAVIAMLVISLIESSLILPCHLAHGSGEKSGSLTDRALAWRTRHRRVLARWIVGPSLVIVAFIADQLSFPFRRLGAGIHWVNEHFSNLLEFVIQRLYVPALRFGIHNPAIVVTTALALFMMSVSLVSNGTVPWVFFPKLDSRQIEATVVFPDGTPSHITDAATRQLEEAILAVNKPYEERGEPVVRLTHRLVGQVSSESPGGPSDTTSGGHAGSVRVELVDNTQRSVTSQQVIDQWRTASGQIAGAETVSFGSIGMGPGGAPIEFKLLAPAEHMAELEQAVEACKAKLARYPGVFDISDDSRPGKWEYQLRVHDRAHSLGVPLDVIARKVRAAYYGDEVMRLQRGRHEVKLMVRYPQEERRSLANFNDMYIDTGDGAKRPLSELAEVQVQRGYSEINRIEQKRSITVTADVDESSAVASDIIRDLRTTFVPELLAEHPNVRVRWEGQQEQSQESVQSLFAGLLVALLAMFALLTLEFNSYFQPAIIMAVIPFGAIGALLGHAAMGLPLTLFSVLGLVALTGVVVNDSIVLVDFINHQLRDGVPLSEAVLQAGQRRFRPVLLTSMTTVAGLLPILTEKSFQAQILIPMANSLCFGLMLSTVLVLFLVPTFYSIYGRFTIGHIHGTLDTAEHEELQTLAREDQATEATEEKVVPMEPVPSADSTNGHESDEPAFAEERV; this comes from the coding sequence ATGAAATCTCTTGTCCGTTGGGCCATCGGCAATTCGCCCGCCATGAACACGCTGATGATCAGCATTCTGGCGATCGGTGCGCTCAGTGCCGTCATGCTGCGCCGCGAGACCTTCCCCCGGTTCGAACTCGAGATCATCCTCGTGCAGGTCCCGTACCCGGGTGCCAGTCCCGAGGAGGTCGAGAACGGCATCTGTCAGAAGATCGAAGAGGCGGTCCAGGGGATCGACGGTCTCAAGAAGGTGACGTCGGTGGCCGCCGAAGGTGCCGGGAACGTCGTCATCGAACTTCGTTCGGACGTCACAAACGTCCAGAAGATCCTCAGCGAGGTCGAAGCGGAAGTAGATCGCATCCCCAGCTTTCCCGAACTGGCTGAAGAACCGGAGATCCAGCAGCTGACGATTCGGAGCCCGGCGATCAAGCTGGGAGTCGTCGGCCCCGACCTCGAAACGCCCGATGCGGAACTCAAACTTCGCGAGATCACCGAGCGCGTGCGCGACGACCTGCTCCAGCTGGACGCGATCTCCGTTGCCGAGATCCAGGGAGCCAAGGACTACCAGATCGACGTCGAGATCTCCGAAGAGACGCTCCGCAAGTACGGACTGACGCTGCAGGAGGTCGCACAGAAGATCCGCCTGCAGAACCTCGAGATGCCGGCCGGCAATATCAAGACGCCCTCTCAGGAGTTCCTGCTGCGGGGAAAAAACAAGCGGCTGCGTGGCGAAGAGATCGCACAGATCCCGCTGGTCACCAGCCCGACCGGCGTGTCGCTGACGGTCGGCGATCTGGGAACCGTCCAGGACGAATTCGCCGACAGCACGTTTATCAGCCGGGTGAACGGCAAACCGGGGATGGCGATCTCGGTCGAGTCGGCCGCCCGCGAAGATCTGCTTGCAATGACGGAGGCGGTCCGGAATTACGCGGCGACAGCCGATCTTCCCCCCGGATACGAATTCGTCATGTGGGACGACCGCTCGATCGACGTGCGGGACCGGCTCGACATGCTCATCAACAACGGCATGCAGGGTCTGGTGCTGGTGTTTCTGGTGCTGGCGCTGTTTCTCGAACTGCGGCTGTCGTTCTGGGTGGCGTTGGGGATTCCCATCTCCGTCCTGGGAGCCTGTGCCGTCCTTTGGCAGTTCGACCAGACGCTGAACATGCTCTCGATGTTCGCGTTCCTGATCGCACTGGGCATTGTCGTCGATGACGCCATCGTGATCGGTGAGAACATCTACGCCCACCGCGAAATGGGCAAACCGTATCTGCGGGCAGCCATCGACGGAACCACCGAAGTGCTGCCGTCGGTCGCCGCCTCGGTCAGTACGACGATCATCGCCTTCGTGCCGATGTTCTTCGTTACCGGCGTGATGGGCAAGTTCTTCGCGGTCATGCCGATGGCGGTGATCGCCATGCTGGTCATCTCGCTGATCGAATCGAGCCTGATTCTGCCCTGCCACCTCGCACACGGCAGCGGCGAGAAGTCGGGCTCGCTGACCGACCGGGCCCTCGCATGGCGGACCCGGCACCGCCGCGTGCTGGCCCGCTGGATCGTCGGCCCGTCCCTGGTCATCGTTGCCTTCATTGCAGATCAGCTCAGCTTCCCGTTCCGCCGCCTCGGTGCAGGAATCCACTGGGTCAACGAGCACTTCAGCAATCTGCTCGAGTTCGTGATTCAGCGGCTGTACGTACCGGCATTGCGGTTCGGTATTCACAACCCGGCGATCGTTGTCACAACAGCGCTGGCCCTGTTCATGATGTCGGTCAGTCTGGTGAGCAACGGCACCGTCCCTTGGGTCTTCTTCCCCAAGCTGGACAGCCGGCAGATCGAAGCGACCGTCGTGTTTCCGGACGGCACGCCAAGCCATATCACCGATGCGGCCACCCGGCAGCTCGAAGAGGCGATTCTGGCGGTCAACAAGCCGTACGAAGAACGGGGGGAGCCGGTCGTCCGGCTAACGCATCGACTGGTTGGCCAGGTTTCGTCCGAATCGCCGGGAGGCCCGTCAGACACCACCTCGGGCGGCCATGCCGGTTCGGTCCGTGTCGAGCTGGTCGACAACACGCAACGGTCCGTCACCAGCCAGCAGGTCATCGACCAGTGGCGCACTGCGTCCGGTCAGATTGCCGGCGCCGAGACGGTTTCGTTCGGCAGCATCGGCATGGGCCCCGGCGGAGCACCGATCGAGTTCAAACTGCTCGCGCCGGCCGAACACATGGCAGAGCTCGAACAGGCTGTCGAGGCCTGCAAGGCAAAACTGGCCCGCTATCCGGGCGTATTCGACATCTCTGACGACTCCCGTCCAGGCAAATGGGAATACCAGCTTCGCGTTCACGATCGGGCCCATTCGCTCGGAGTGCCGCTCGACGTCATCGCCCGCAAGGTCCGTGCGGCCTACTACGGCGACGAAGTGATGCGGCTGCAGCGCGGCCGGCACGAAGTGAAGCTGATGGTCCGCTATCCGCAGGAAGAACGGCGGTCGCTGGCGAACTTCAACGACATGTACATCGACACCGGCGACGGAGCGAAACGTCCCTTAAGTGAGCTGGCGGAGGTACAGGTTCAGCGGGGTTACTCCGAGATCAACCGGATCGAGCAGAAGCGTTCGATCACTGTCACCGCCGACGTGGACGAATCCTCGGCCGTCGCATCCGACATCATCCGCGATCTGCGGACCACGTTCGTGCCGGAACTGCTGGCTGAACATCCGAACGTCCGCGTCCGCTGGGAAGGTCAGCAGGAACAGTCTCAGGAATCGGTCCAGAGCCTGTTCGCCGGTCTGCTCGTCGCGCTGCTGGCGATGTTCGCGCTGCTGACGCTGGAGTTCAATTCCTACTTCCAGCCGGCGATCATCATGGCGGTCATCCCCTTCGGTGCGATCGGAGCCCTGCTGGGCCACGCCGCCATGGGTCTGCCGCTGACTCTGTTCAGCGTCCTCGGACTGGTCGCGCTGACCGGCGTGGTGGTCAACGATTCGATCGTGCTCGTGGACTTCATCAACCACCAGCTGCGGGACGGCGTGCCGCTGAGCGAAGCGGTGCTGCAGGCAGGCCAGCGTCGCTTCCGCCCGGTGCTGCTGACCTCGATGACAACCGTGGCCGGCCTGCTGCCGATCCTGACCGAGAAGTCCTTTCAGGCACAGATCCTGATCCCGATGGCCAACAGTCTCTGTTTCGGGCTGATGCTCTCGACGGTACTCGTGCTGTTCCTGGTCCCGACGTTCTACTCGATTTACGGTCGGTTCACGATCGGTCACATTCACGGCACGCTGGACACGGCCGAGCACGAAGAGCTTCAGACACTGGCTCGCGAAGACCAGGCAACTGAGGCCACCGAAGAGAAGGTAGTCCCAATGGAACCTGTCCCGTCAGCGGACTCGACCAACGGCCACGAATCGGACGAACCAGCGTTTGCGGAGGAGCGTGTGTGA
- a CDS encoding cyclase family protein — MLLLRALLLAASLTVPAGIVMAQVPSADASLTAVMASARFVDLTWPLNEENAFWPGDNYQPFELKTIATLEKDGVYSRKFSMPEHLGTHIDAPNHFESGQPDVAALTAEQLCGPGVLLDITVKAEQNPDAMLRIGDIQAWEEEHGRIPDGAIVLLRTGWGRFWNNPVRYQNRDARGQLHFPSFSPEAAEYLVEKRNIRGLGVDNLSIDRGISRDFEVHHIVNAAERYGLENVAHLDRLPARGFYLIVAPIKIEGGTGGPTRIWAVLPGK, encoded by the coding sequence ATGCTCTTGCTGCGCGCGCTGCTGCTTGCAGCCAGCTTGACCGTCCCTGCAGGCATCGTGATGGCCCAGGTCCCTTCGGCCGACGCGTCTCTGACGGCCGTCATGGCCAGCGCCCGCTTCGTCGACCTCACCTGGCCACTCAACGAAGAGAACGCGTTCTGGCCAGGCGACAACTATCAGCCGTTCGAGCTGAAGACGATTGCCACTCTGGAGAAGGACGGCGTCTACTCGCGGAAGTTCAGCATGCCGGAGCACCTCGGCACGCACATCGATGCTCCCAATCACTTTGAAAGTGGTCAGCCGGATGTGGCGGCACTCACCGCGGAACAGCTCTGCGGACCCGGCGTACTGCTCGATATCACCGTCAAGGCGGAGCAGAACCCGGACGCGATGCTTCGGATCGGGGACATTCAGGCGTGGGAGGAGGAGCACGGCCGAATACCGGACGGGGCGATCGTGCTGCTGCGAACCGGCTGGGGACGCTTCTGGAACAATCCGGTCCGCTACCAGAACCGCGACGCCCGCGGGCAGCTGCACTTTCCATCCTTCTCACCGGAAGCAGCCGAGTACCTGGTGGAGAAGCGGAACATCCGGGGCCTGGGCGTGGACAACCTGAGTATCGACCGGGGCATCTCGCGCGACTTCGAGGTGCATCACATCGTCAATGCGGCGGAGCGGTACGGCCTCGAGAATGTGGCTCATCTCGATCGTCTGCCGGCCCGCGGCTTCTACCTGATTGTCGCACCGATCAAGATCGAGGGGGGAACCGGCGGCCCGACACGCATCTGGGCGGTGCTTCCCGGCAAGTGA
- a CDS encoding radical SAM protein: MYLRLAKRFLVETDKRALWKLGWNMGVKGSLSVLKFRRRLKRGDVFPPFLYISIINSCNLRCQGCWVDVSAKQQVIDLEAMNRLIDEAKSMGNSFFGIVGGEPFMHPNILEIFRQHPDCYFQVFTNGHFITDDVAKELRRMGNVTPLISVEGSEIVSDERRGRKDVLSKTMQGIQNCLNNKVFTGVCTSVCKTNIDDLVNEKWVDRLVEMGVFYTWFHVYRPMGPEASPELALSREDQNRLRQFVVDMRASKPIIIVDAYYDQAGEALCPAATGITHHINPWGGVEPCPIVQFVTDSIHDESKSLHAKFNSPFLQDFRELARDTTRGCIVLERPDLLKDLVEKHSAEDGTARQTALSELKGMQVRPSQYNPEDAIPEKSWAYRIGKRLFFNSFGVYDGRDHSQASAPALIGRGEVPTTSAEPDVVELQV; this comes from the coding sequence ATGTATCTGCGACTTGCCAAACGCTTTCTCGTCGAGACCGACAAGCGCGCCCTCTGGAAGCTGGGCTGGAACATGGGAGTGAAGGGCTCGCTGTCGGTGCTGAAGTTCCGACGGCGGCTCAAGCGTGGGGATGTGTTTCCGCCGTTCCTCTACATCTCGATCATCAACAGCTGCAACCTTCGCTGCCAGGGCTGCTGGGTCGACGTCTCTGCCAAGCAGCAGGTGATCGACCTCGAGGCGATGAACCGCCTGATCGACGAAGCCAAGTCGATGGGGAACAGCTTTTTCGGCATCGTCGGTGGTGAGCCGTTCATGCATCCGAACATTCTGGAGATCTTCCGGCAGCATCCGGACTGCTATTTCCAGGTGTTCACGAACGGTCACTTCATCACCGACGACGTGGCGAAAGAGCTGCGCCGCATGGGGAACGTGACGCCGCTGATCAGCGTCGAGGGAAGCGAGATCGTCAGCGACGAGCGTCGCGGTCGCAAGGACGTCCTCTCCAAGACGATGCAGGGGATCCAGAACTGCCTGAACAACAAGGTGTTCACCGGCGTCTGCACCTCGGTCTGCAAGACGAACATCGACGACCTGGTCAACGAGAAGTGGGTCGACCGCCTCGTCGAGATGGGCGTGTTCTACACGTGGTTCCACGTCTATCGGCCAATGGGGCCCGAAGCATCGCCCGAACTGGCCCTCTCCCGCGAAGACCAGAACCGGCTGCGGCAGTTCGTCGTCGACATGCGGGCCTCGAAACCGATCATCATCGTCGATGCCTACTACGATCAGGCGGGTGAGGCACTCTGTCCGGCGGCGACCGGCATCACGCATCACATCAATCCGTGGGGCGGGGTCGAGCCCTGCCCGATCGTGCAGTTCGTGACCGATTCGATCCACGACGAGTCGAAGTCGCTCCACGCAAAGTTCAATTCCCCCTTCCTGCAGGACTTCCGCGAACTGGCCCGCGACACGACCCGCGGCTGTATCGTGCTGGAGCGGCCCGATCTGCTGAAGGACCTGGTGGAGAAGCATTCCGCCGAGGACGGCACTGCCCGGCAAACGGCCCTGAGCGAACTGAAGGGGATGCAGGTTCGCCCGTCGCAGTACAACCCGGAAGACGCCATCCCCGAGAAGAGCTGGGCGTACCGCATCGGCAAGCGGTTGTTTTTCAACAGCTTCGGCGTGTACGACGGGCGGGACCACTCGCAGGCATCAGCGCCGGCGCTGATCGGCCGCGGCGAAGTTCCCACGACGTCGGCCGAGCCGGACGTCGTCGAACTGCAGGTCTGA
- a CDS encoding WD40 repeat domain-containing protein — protein sequence MSIRVECDVCFKQYRVPDDRAGRSFACKDCGNRVTVPGGDFDDGFEAPRATLPPPTARRPKKKSSSAGSDSGSGAGMTIVMSIVGLVAVIGAVIVGVRMMGAGGGAPAGGDGAPVAADPAAPEENVAAAQPVAAQPAVTQPAAAQPTNLSAPSNLAVAPSETPEPVIEWTVQPDPVVAIEWPERYTKKVKVDGDVSKMIFPSTPSQFAAHGIKAYDASQLEVVDLVTGQRVGRIQGQPAKFTKAYLSPDGKLVAFHVLDNDVRTRVQVWSTETGQLVNELRCDEAKFNLSIVDFGGPGQLISYSFGKPEGETKFVHRIRIIDIESGNLVRELSDPIKVDASHWALSPGRRYLATRDSKVLLIYDLQEGRLVASRDITPGGTWSIEHFAFSNIGDRLAVLMNELEGCMVMVLDVTNGETLDEFTFAARLENVIPGTTYEGPQLEWLPGDVGWLLGGTLVVDAGSGRQLWMLKTTKNDYNLDNPRRRVPVADGFITVKGREGRAQFERLRFDFNEAIATIAGVAADEEALLKPGMAVSIEVDAQQVRFGTPEQTAEGLKETLARKLEQDGFVVEDGQPIVLKVAYKEGSAGTFTQRQGLNPLRSEPTGKSVEGTMAAVALEWRAQKRKLWEDSFEYKPRILFIRGKELTDEVARDQMFKSLGAQLAGRPIAYYVGSNGRQQLPMTEEIPRY from the coding sequence ATGTCGATCCGTGTCGAGTGTGACGTCTGTTTCAAGCAGTATCGGGTTCCCGACGATCGCGCCGGCCGGTCCTTTGCCTGCAAGGACTGCGGCAACCGGGTGACGGTCCCCGGAGGCGACTTCGACGACGGTTTCGAGGCGCCGCGGGCGACTTTGCCGCCACCCACGGCCCGCCGGCCCAAAAAGAAGTCCAGTTCCGCTGGCAGCGACAGCGGCTCCGGTGCCGGCATGACGATCGTCATGAGCATCGTCGGCCTGGTCGCGGTCATCGGCGCCGTCATCGTTGGCGTCAGGATGATGGGAGCGGGCGGTGGTGCTCCCGCTGGTGGTGATGGTGCACCGGTTGCTGCCGATCCTGCCGCGCCAGAAGAAAACGTGGCGGCTGCCCAGCCCGTCGCCGCGCAGCCTGCCGTGACACAGCCTGCCGCCGCTCAGCCGACAAATCTGTCCGCTCCCTCGAACCTGGCCGTTGCACCTTCGGAGACACCTGAGCCGGTCATCGAATGGACCGTGCAGCCCGATCCGGTCGTGGCGATCGAATGGCCCGAGCGTTACACGAAGAAGGTCAAGGTGGACGGTGACGTTTCGAAGATGATCTTCCCGTCGACGCCGAGTCAGTTCGCTGCCCATGGCATCAAGGCGTACGATGCCTCGCAGCTCGAAGTGGTGGACCTCGTTACGGGACAGCGTGTCGGGCGGATCCAGGGACAGCCGGCGAAGTTCACGAAAGCCTACCTGAGCCCCGACGGCAAACTTGTCGCCTTTCATGTGCTCGACAACGACGTGCGGACACGCGTGCAGGTCTGGTCGACCGAAACGGGCCAGCTGGTCAACGAACTGCGGTGCGACGAAGCCAAGTTCAATCTCTCGATCGTCGACTTCGGCGGCCCCGGCCAGCTGATCAGCTATTCGTTCGGCAAGCCGGAGGGTGAGACGAAGTTTGTGCATCGTATCCGCATCATCGACATCGAGTCGGGCAACCTCGTTCGCGAGCTGTCGGACCCGATCAAGGTGGACGCGAGTCACTGGGCTCTCAGTCCGGGGCGGCGGTATCTGGCGACCCGCGATAGCAAGGTGCTGCTGATCTACGATCTGCAGGAAGGACGCCTGGTCGCCTCCCGCGACATCACGCCCGGGGGGACCTGGTCGATCGAGCATTTCGCGTTCTCCAACATCGGCGACCGCCTGGCCGTGCTGATGAACGAGCTGGAAGGCTGCATGGTCATGGTGCTCGACGTGACAAACGGCGAGACACTCGACGAGTTCACCTTCGCCGCGCGGCTGGAGAATGTCATACCCGGTACGACATACGAAGGGCCGCAGCTCGAGTGGCTGCCCGGCGATGTCGGCTGGCTGCTCGGCGGGACGCTTGTCGTCGACGCAGGAAGCGGTCGCCAGCTGTGGATGCTCAAGACCACGAAGAACGACTACAACCTCGACAACCCGCGCCGGCGCGTGCCGGTGGCCGACGGCTTCATCACGGTGAAAGGTCGTGAGGGTCGGGCCCAGTTCGAACGACTGCGGTTCGACTTCAACGAGGCAATTGCGACGATCGCCGGCGTCGCTGCCGACGAGGAGGCACTGCTCAAACCGGGGATGGCCGTCTCGATTGAAGTGGATGCTCAGCAGGTTCGGTTCGGCACTCCCGAGCAGACTGCCGAGGGACTCAAGGAAACGCTCGCTCGCAAGCTCGAGCAGGACGGTTTTGTCGTCGAAGACGGCCAGCCGATCGTCCTGAAGGTGGCGTACAAGGAAGGTTCGGCGGGAACGTTTACCCAGCGGCAGGGGCTGAATCCGCTTCGGTCCGAACCGACCGGCAAGTCGGTCGAGGGGACGATGGCAGCGGTCGCTCTGGAGTGGCGCGCTCAAAAGCGAAAACTGTGGGAAGACTCGTTCGAGTACAAGCCCCGTATCCTGTTCATTCGAGGCAAGGAACTGACCGACGAGGTCGCCCGGGATCAGATGTTCAAGTCGCTCGGGGCCCAGTTGGCCGGTCGTCCCATCGCGTACTACGTCGGGTCGAATGGACGCCAGCAGTTGCCGATGACCGAGGAGATCCCCCGGTACTGA
- the purQ gene encoding phosphoribosylformylglycinamidine synthase I: MAAPRVCVLRAPGTNCDIETAHAFELCGGQAERLHLFRVLENPDCLADYQILCIPGGFSYGDDVGAGVVFGSQLRGHLGQAIADFLQKDTLVLGICNGFQVLLKSGILPGGAAQWPPSGDAPKATLTWNENGKYTALWVTLRVGSEKNVFLRGIDRIEMPIAHAEGRFVTASDEVLAELKQNGQIAACYDRLLTDASASSDEGDALLPYPLNPNGSAANIAGIGDPSGRVLGLMPHPERFLFATQHPQWTRRGLRGDGDGRKLFQNAIDYFA; encoded by the coding sequence ATGGCGGCCCCCCGCGTCTGTGTACTGCGTGCTCCCGGCACGAACTGCGACATCGAAACGGCTCACGCATTCGAACTGTGCGGCGGCCAGGCCGAGCGGCTGCACCTGTTCCGCGTGCTCGAGAACCCCGACTGCCTCGCCGACTACCAGATCCTCTGCATCCCCGGCGGATTCAGTTACGGCGACGATGTCGGCGCGGGCGTGGTGTTCGGAAGTCAGCTGCGGGGCCACCTCGGGCAGGCGATCGCCGACTTCCTGCAGAAAGACACGCTCGTCCTGGGGATCTGCAACGGATTCCAGGTGCTGCTCAAGTCGGGCATCCTCCCGGGGGGGGCCGCACAGTGGCCTCCCAGCGGAGACGCCCCGAAGGCGACGCTCACCTGGAACGAAAACGGCAAATATACGGCCCTGTGGGTGACGTTGCGGGTCGGTTCCGAGAAGAACGTCTTCCTCCGCGGGATCGACCGGATCGAGATGCCGATCGCCCACGCCGAAGGTCGCTTCGTCACCGCCTCCGACGAAGTCCTTGCAGAACTGAAGCAGAACGGCCAGATCGCCGCCTGCTACGATCGCCTGTTGACCGACGCATCCGCCTCAAGCGATGAGGGCGACGCCCTGCTGCCGTACCCGCTCAACCCGAACGGATCGGCCGCCAATATCGCTGGCATCGGCGATCCGTCCGGTCGCGTGCTGGGACTGATGCCTCACCCCGAACGCTTCCTGTTCGCCACCCAGCACCCGCAGTGGACCCGCAGAGGGTTGCGTGGCGACGGCGATGGCCGCAAGCTGTTCCAGAATGCGATCGACTACTTCGCATAG
- a CDS encoding outer membrane protein assembly factor BamB family protein encodes MSICRALLLTALTLGLFTSVTSAGNWPGWRGPRGDGTSSEQNVPLRWNGTTGDNIAWKTPIPGTGHGSPIVWDDSVFLVSCLEDSLERVLLRLDARTGESLWQRAVVRSPLETKHTLNSYASCTPATDGELVYVAFLETDGDLVEATNVGRSRKVNSGRMVVAAYDFEGRQRWLVRPGGFISVHGFCSNPVLYEDLLIVNGDHDGDSYIVALNRQTGETVWKRPRAHKTRSYVTPIIREAVGRTQMVFSGSHRIASLDPRDGSLHWEIDGPTEQFVASMVDDGEQFYMAAGFPTHHVMAIRPDGQGNVTDSHVAWHSTESKCYVPSPVVAGGYLFVPDDRGTASVYDTQTGERVWRDRLGRHFSASLVTAEGRVYFTADDGIVKVLSVAAEPKLLAENRLGEYCYASPAISDERMYFRGEKHLFCVGER; translated from the coding sequence ATGAGTATCTGCCGTGCCCTCCTGCTGACCGCCCTGACGCTCGGCCTGTTCACCTCCGTTACCAGTGCCGGGAACTGGCCCGGATGGCGTGGCCCTCGTGGCGACGGCACGAGCAGCGAGCAGAATGTCCCCCTGCGGTGGAACGGGACGACCGGCGACAACATCGCGTGGAAGACGCCGATCCCCGGCACCGGCCACGGTTCCCCCATCGTCTGGGACGATTCGGTCTTTCTCGTCTCCTGTCTCGAAGACAGCCTCGAGCGGGTTCTGCTTCGCCTCGATGCCCGGACCGGCGAGAGTCTCTGGCAGCGGGCCGTCGTCAGGTCGCCGCTGGAAACGAAACACACGCTCAACAGCTACGCCTCCTGCACGCCGGCGACCGATGGCGAGCTGGTCTATGTCGCCTTTCTCGAAACCGACGGCGATCTGGTCGAGGCCACCAACGTCGGCCGCTCCCGCAAAGTGAACTCCGGACGGATGGTCGTGGCCGCCTACGACTTCGAAGGCCGGCAGCGGTGGCTCGTTCGTCCCGGCGGCTTCATCAGCGTGCATGGCTTCTGCAGCAACCCGGTCCTCTACGAAGATCTACTGATCGTTAACGGCGACCACGACGGCGACTCGTACATCGTCGCTCTCAACCGGCAGACGGGCGAGACCGTCTGGAAGCGTCCCCGCGCCCACAAGACCCGCAGCTACGTCACGCCGATCATCCGTGAGGCCGTCGGTCGCACGCAGATGGTCTTCTCCGGCAGTCACCGGATTGCCAGTCTCGATCCGCGGGATGGCTCGCTGCACTGGGAGATCGACGGACCGACCGAACAGTTTGTCGCCTCGATGGTCGACGACGGCGAGCAGTTCTACATGGCGGCCGGCTTCCCCACCCACCACGTCATGGCGATCCGGCCGGACGGGCAGGGGAACGTCACCGACTCGCACGTCGCCTGGCACAGCACCGAATCGAAGTGCTACGTCCCGTCGCCGGTCGTGGCGGGCGGGTACCTGTTCGTGCCGGACGATCGCGGAACGGCCAGCGTCTACGACACGCAAACCGGCGAGCGGGTCTGGCGGGACCGGCTGGGCCGGCACTTCAGTGCTTCGCTGGTGACCGCTGAAGGACGCGTTTACTTCACGGCGGACGACGGCATCGTCAAGGTTCTGTCGGTCGCTGCCGAGCCGAAGCTGCTGGCCGAGAACCGGCTCGGCGAGTACTGCTACGCGTCGCCGGCGATCTCGGATGAACGGATGTACTTCCGCGGCGAGAAGCACCTGTTCTGTGTCGGGGAGAGGTGA
- a CDS encoding aldose 1-epimerase → MPPIVIHHENCEATILPEIGFNCVAFRVWIDGEPIDVIDTTPEFLEGEGRPSGNGIPILFPFPNRIEQGKFSWEGKEYQLPLTPGHPHALHGFVLNRPWRVTRQGENFVIGEWQLSVDAPELEPHWPTDCRIEIRYAIKEQVLRSDIRIVNPDERPMPWGFGTHAYFKLPLGSSGAVEHCLIQAPAHKQWELEECIPTGAILDVPAEKDIRTGAYVSRTKMDDVLTDLRPTGSMLECVILDEQAGIEMIQACDPEFRELVVFTPPGRDAVCMEPYTCVTNAINLQQQGIDAGWQTLEPGSMYETWIEMTARRLIV, encoded by the coding sequence ATGCCCCCCATCGTTATCCATCACGAGAACTGCGAAGCCACGATCCTCCCCGAGATCGGCTTCAACTGCGTCGCCTTCCGCGTCTGGATCGACGGCGAACCGATCGACGTCATCGACACGACACCGGAGTTCCTCGAAGGCGAAGGACGCCCCAGCGGCAACGGCATCCCGATCCTGTTCCCGTTTCCCAACCGCATCGAACAGGGAAAGTTCTCCTGGGAGGGGAAGGAGTATCAGCTGCCGCTCACGCCCGGGCATCCGCATGCACTGCACGGCTTCGTGCTGAATCGCCCCTGGCGGGTGACGCGACAGGGAGAGAACTTCGTCATCGGCGAATGGCAACTGAGTGTCGATGCCCCCGAACTCGAGCCACACTGGCCGACCGATTGCCGAATCGAGATCCGGTATGCGATCAAGGAACAGGTGCTCCGGTCCGACATCCGCATCGTCAATCCGGACGAGCGGCCGATGCCCTGGGGCTTCGGGACGCACGCCTACTTCAAGCTGCCGCTCGGATCGTCTGGAGCCGTCGAGCACTGTCTGATTCAGGCCCCCGCCCACAAGCAATGGGAACTGGAGGAGTGCATTCCCACGGGGGCGATCCTGGATGTACCGGCAGAGAAGGACATCCGCACCGGAGCCTACGTTTCGCGAACGAAGATGGACGACGTCCTGACCGACCTGCGACCAACCGGCAGCATGCTGGAATGCGTCATCCTCGATGAGCAGGCGGGCATCGAGATGATCCAGGCCTGCGATCCGGAGTTCCGTGAGCTGGTCGTTTTCACACCACCCGGTCGCGACGCAGTCTGCATGGAGCCATACACCTGCGTCACCAACGCCATCAATCTGCAGCAGCAGGGGATCGACGCCGGCTGGCAGACGCTCGAACCGGGAAGCATGTACGAGACGTGGATCGAGATGACGGCCCGCCGCCTGATCGTCTGA